Below is a window of Pocillopora verrucosa isolate sample1 chromosome 6, ASM3666991v2, whole genome shotgun sequence DNA.
TGTTGTGTTGGCATCTATAGTAGTTTTGCAACACATAGCCACTTGCTGCTGCCTTCTTTGTCTTTAACTTCACTGAGATGCTGTTTCTCACTTCATATTCGGATATCCATTGCTCCAGGTTTTCTTTCGTTATATCTTCGGTCAAAAAGTGCACTTTGAACTTTTCTCCATTTCCTGAAATTGCCTTCAGGTAGTAAAATGAATCATCTGGAAGCGAAGCTAGAAAACTCTCCTTTGTAATTTGGGTCGAttcaaaagattttcttttcgattcGACTTCTTTTATGGCTGAAGATATTAGATCTTTGAGAAAATTGTCGGgtttgtccgccattttgatttgataaaAATCGCGATGGTTTGTGGGAAAGCTAGTCACGCATTGCTCTAATTGTCACGCATGTCGTCGGAGAGAGTCGGAAATATCGGTTCCTTCTTGGCATCGACCTTTACGATGGCATCGACCGTCATGAGAAATGGCATCAACCGTTTTCAATGGCAACGACCGTTCCGAGAAATGGCATCGACCGTTTCAAATGGCAACGACCGTTTACGAAAGGGAAATTTGCGGCGCCGATGGCGCCAAAACTGACTCACATGGTTTACACGAGCTGGCCGCTACGCTGAGACAGGGTTTCACCCAGATGTCTCAAGATTTATCCAAGACTATTGCTGAGTCGTTCAAACAGTTTCAGTCAGACTTTGAAATACAATATGTTGACACGGAGGAAGAACAGGAGGCAAAATCTGCCGAGGATGACCACGAGGTCAGCGAAGAGCCCCCCACGAAGAAGAAGCGACATGACAAAACTACGAGCTTAGAAGAAGCTGTGACAAAGCTGGCTGACTCAACCGGGGCTCAAAATATGCCTTCtaatgaaggaaaatttgagGTACTTAACAGCTTGAAACAAGAGCTGAAGAAAGAGGAGACGGGCCCAAGTGTAAACACAGAGCTGGCGAATGTAGTGAATGCCATGCTCAAAGAAGGGCTGCCTGAAGAGAAACTTCAGGAAAAGTTGAACAAG
It encodes the following:
- the LOC136281701 gene encoding uncharacterized protein; this encodes MASTVFNGNDRSEKWHRPFQMATTVYEREICGADGAKTDSHGLHELAATLRQGFTQMSQDLSKTIAESFKQFQSDFEIQYVDTEEEQEAKSAEDDHEVSEEPPTKKKRHDKTTSLEEAVTKLADSTGAQNMPSNEGKFEVLNSLKQELKKEETGPSVNTELANVVNAMLKEGLPEEKLQEKLNKYHRPENCEFLTKVRVNQPVWDHLTPTVRSQDVRLQKVQTSIFKGMCALTNMIDKLLEHLSSLPAGNDLLQKSTDALTLFANANNELNQRRREFIKPDLHEEYKHLCSSSVPITDQLFGNDLPKQVKELTEVNRVGKKVSTHSGRSTNKPDYHRHNSRGKTTTNILRTSRGRRRGSQNESDC